In Thermodesulfobacteriota bacterium, the DNA window CCGGTTTCCCAGTTCACCCCGAACATCGACCGCATGGCGACGGGTTTTCCGTCGCAGCAGGCCAGGTAGATCAGCGGTTCCGACAGGTAGGGATTCCGCTCGTGCTTCCATTCCAGGTACGCGATATTCATTGAGACGTCGGAAGTCCAGAGATGCCTTTGGAGCTCCGCGACCGCCCTCTTGTGTTCGGGGCGATACCGCACGACCTCGTATTCGGATTTCGTCTTCACTCAGGGGATCCTGTGCCTTGCGACGAAATCGAGAATATCGGAAACCGTGTCCCAGTCCCTCGAAGGATCCAGCGATCCCAGGTCCAGCCGGGTCCGGGTTTCGTTTTCGATCCACAAGGCAAGCCGGAACAATCCGAGGGAATCGATCGCCCCGGACCGGATCAGCGATGTGCCGTTTTCTATGCGAAGGGCCGGGTCCGGATGGACCTCCTCCAACAATCCGACCAGTCTGTCCCGCAGGCCGGAGGAATCGTTCATCGGTAAAGCGACCGGATGTCCTCGGCTTCCCTCGATGCGCAGATTCCGGCGACCCGGACGCGATCGACCTTTCCGGCGAAAGTTCGGGGTATCTCTTCCAGAACATACCAGCGGACAGGGAGCTGCCGCGTTCCCAGCCGGTCCCGGAGCCAGTCGACCAGGCCCCGGAGGCTTTCCCGCCGGTTTTCCTTCAGCACCACCGCGATCGCCACATTCTCTCCCAGCAGCGGATCCTCGATCCCGAAAGCGCAAGCGTCGAGGGTGGAGCCGTGGCGTTGCGCTGCGGCATCGATGTCATCCGGATATACTTTCATTCCGCCCTTGTTGATCTCGTCGCGTTCCCTTCCCTTGAGATACAACAGGCCGCGCTCGTCGATCATGCCGATGTCGCCGGTGACGTACCACCCGTGCGAAACGACCTTCCGTGTGAGATCGTCCCTTCCAAGGTACCCTTTCATCAGGGCCGGGGTATTGACCCAGACGTGCCCCGCCTCCCCCGGGGGGCATTCCCTCAGCGATAGCGGATGCCGGGTGGCGCTAGCACCGTCCAGTACCTTGATCACTCCCCCCCAATCCTTTCCGACAAGCCCGTCCTCTGGTGTGAACCCGGGCACCGTGGTTCCGGCAAGCCAGCTTCCCGTTTCCGTGATGCCGTAAGCATTATAAACATCTCCGGTTCCCGTCCAATCCCGGATTTCCTTCCAGAGCGCCCCGGTCAAGGGCGCTGAACCGCAACATACCCGTTCCAACGTATTTCTTCGTGGAGGAGACGACATCTTCAGCGCCATGCGCCATACCGAAGGCACGGAGGACATGAACGTGACCCCGTTTTCGTCGAGGATGGATCCCAGGCGCAGGATCGACTCCTGACTGAATGCCGGCGTCAGAAACAGATCCTGACCGGAAAGCCAGGGGTAGAGGCAATTGCAGATCAGGCCGTGCCCATGGTGCGTGGGAAGCAGACAGAGGGTGCGCCGGAACGCCTTCGTCCCGAGCGCATGCCGGATGCCGGTCCATCGAGCGCGCAGCGATCTATGGGTATGGACGACCCCCTTGGGATCTCCCGTCGTGCCCGAGGTGAACAGGATCAGGGCAGGATCGTCGAGGCCGGCGAGCCCCCCCGCCGGGTACCTGACGGAACCGGAAGGCGCGGTCTCCGGCATTTCGGCCGTGTCGACGCATCGAACCCCCATCCCGGCCAGGGAATCCGCGATGGGTCCGTTCGGCATACCGAGCCAGAGAGAGAAGCGGGGCGCCGCCGCGCGCGCCATGTTCTCCACTTCGTAACTTGTTTTTTGCGGATCGATCGGTACTGCGCACCCTCCAACCAACCAGACGGCCAGCAGGTCGACGAAAAATTCAAGCGTATTCCCATGATGGAGGAAGACCGGAGCATCGCCCGCGATCCCCAGTTTCCGGAAATGGGCGACGCGCGCAGATAATCGAAGGTGGATCGTTTCCCGATCCCACCTGCGGCCGGGGCACGGTTCCGCCAGGCCGCCAATATGCGTATTTATGAACATG includes these proteins:
- a CDS encoding acyl carrier protein, which gives rise to MNDSSGLRDRLVGLLEEVHPDPALRIENGTSLIRSGAIDSLGLFRLALWIENETRTRLDLGSLDPSRDWDTVSDILDFVARHRIP
- a CDS encoding class I adenylate-forming enzyme family protein; protein product: MFINTHIGGLAEPCPGRRWDRETIHLRLSARVAHFRKLGIAGDAPVFLHHGNTLEFFVDLLAVWLVGGCAVPIDPQKTSYEVENMARAAAPRFSLWLGMPNGPIADSLAGMGVRCVDTAEMPETAPSGSVRYPAGGLAGLDDPALILFTSGTTGDPKGVVHTHRSLRARWTGIRHALGTKAFRRTLCLLPTHHGHGLICNCLYPWLSGQDLFLTPAFSQESILRLGSILDENGVTFMSSVPSVWRMALKMSSPPRRNTLERVCCGSAPLTGALWKEIRDWTGTGDVYNAYGITETGSWLAGTTVPGFTPEDGLVGKDWGGVIKVLDGASATRHPLSLRECPPGEAGHVWVNTPALMKGYLGRDDLTRKVVSHGWYVTGDIGMIDERGLLYLKGRERDEINKGGMKVYPDDIDAAAQRHGSTLDACAFGIEDPLLGENVAIAVVLKENRRESLRGLVDWLRDRLGTRQLPVRWYVLEEIPRTFAGKVDRVRVAGICASREAEDIRSLYR